The sequence GGCACCGCCGGACGCGTCGGCGCCCGCCCACACGCGCTCACCAGCAGCCCCACCAGCACCCCGACCCGCCAGCGCCGTCCTCCGTGCTCCCCCGTGCTCACCGTGCCTCCGTGCGAGATCTCCCAATCTGTCCCCGCGGCCCCGGCCCTGGCCAAGCATATCGCGTCACGAGCATGTAGAATCTGGGAACGTATGGTCCCCACTGCCCCCGATGCCCTGCTGGCCGCCATCCGGAATCGCGACCAGGTCACGATCGAGCGGATGCTCCGCGACGACCCAACGCTCGCCACCATGCGAGCCACGGGCGGTGAGTCGCTGGTGCTGCACGCCTGCTATGTAGGGGCCGCCGAGCTGGCGCCGATGTTCCTGCGGGGGCGGAGCTACGACGCCAGCGAAGCCGCCGCACTCGGCGAGGTGGAGGCGCTGCGCACGGTCATCGAGAACGACGACGACGCGCGCGTGCGACGCAGCAGCGATGGCTGGACGCCCCTGCATCTCGCCGCGTTCTTCGGGCGGGTCGAGGCCGTCGCGCTGCTGATCGACCTCGGGGCGCCGCTCGACGCGCACAGCACCAACGCCACGCGCAACACGCCGCTCCACGCCGCGCTCGCCGGCGCCACCAACGCGACGATCGTCCGTCGCCTCATT comes from Gemmatimonadaceae bacterium and encodes:
- a CDS encoding ankyrin repeat domain-containing protein → MVPTAPDALLAAIRNRDQVTIERMLRDDPTLATMRATGGESLVLHACYVGAAELAPMFLRGRSYDASEAAALGEVEALRTVIENDDDARVRRSSDGWTPLHLAAFFGRVEAVALLIDLGAPLDAHSTNATRNTPLHAALAGATNATIVRRLIFAGADINARGGHHITPLHLAASRGDAALCDLLIHRGAEIHAKMEDGTTPAMLATARGHTELGEKLAAMPENEEFN